The following are encoded together in the Humulus lupulus chromosome 5, drHumLupu1.1, whole genome shotgun sequence genome:
- the LOC133778083 gene encoding late embryogenesis abundant protein At1g64065-like, translated as MAGNSEQVVLAHDDDEVDFETASMESDCSKELQSKKSMRRFHCVAVIVLLLTVMVIVISTTFFHVNAPTFRIRSITIDELRMMSSSNTIDIKFEAQIGIKNTNFGHFDFEDTSISFFYRGVHVALDGDGDHELIEKGKVRARSTKKINFSAEIGTTNSISIDDIECRCLTLTCKATMNGTIHLMKLIKRRRSSEMNCTINIDLYKKAVFDIKCK; from the coding sequence ATGGCAGGGAATAGTGAACAAGTAGTGCTTGCTCATGATGATGATGAAGTCGACTTTGAAACTGCTTCGATGGAGTCCGATTGCTCAAAGGAGTTGCAATCCAAGAAAAGCATGAGACGATTCCATTGCGTGGCAGTAATCGTATTGCTCCTAACTGTGATGGTTATTGTGATTTCAACAACATTCTTTCATGTCAACGCTCCCACGTTTCGAATTCGATCAATCACCATTGATGAGCTCAGAATGATGAGTAGCTCAAACACCATTGACATAAAATTCGAAGCCCAAATAGGCATAAAGAACACCAACTTCGGCCACTTCGATTTCGAAGATACCTCAATTAGCTTCTTTTACAGGGGAGTTCATGTTGCCCTAGACGGTGATGGTGATCATGAGTTGATTGAGAAAGGCAAAGTCAGAGCTCGATCAACCAAGAAGATTAATTTCTCGGCTGAAATTGGGACCACCAATTCGATTTCGATTGATGACATCGAATGCAGATGCTTGACTTTGACTTGTAAGGCCACCATGAATGGGACAATTCACTTGATGAAGTTGATCAAGAGGAGACGATCTTCTGAGATGAATTGCACCATCAATATTGACTTGTATAAAAAAGCTGTCTTTGATATAAAATGCaagtaa